A stretch of Brassica napus cultivar Da-Ae chromosome C6, Da-Ae, whole genome shotgun sequence DNA encodes these proteins:
- the LOC106433352 gene encoding defensin-like protein 1 — MAKAATITTFLFVALVFFAAFEAPTMVDAKLCERPSGTWSGVCGNNHACKNQCIRLEGARHGSCNFVFPANKCICYFPC; from the exons ATGGCTAAGGCTGCTACCATCACCACCTTTCTCTTTGTTGCTCTTGTTTTCTTTGCTGCTTTTG AAGCACCAACAATGGTGGACGCAAAGTTGTGCGAGAGGCCAAGTGGGACATGGTCAGGAGTTTGTGGAAACAATCATGCGTGTAAGAATCAGTGCATTCGACTTGAAGGAGCACGTCATGGATCTTGCAACTTTGTCTTCCCTGCTAACAAGTGCATCTGCTACTTCCCATGTTAA
- the LOC125588490 gene encoding uncharacterized protein LOC125588490, whose product MLRLCGEVVTEEELLEKTFSTFHSSNIILQQQYRMKGFATYTDLISCLLLAEANNELLMKNSEARPVGSAPLPEANEVEKKNPNECNYIQNDKRSYGKGRGGYMNRDNYSNGRDKYLAGRKGNHNNRGRGSNPGRGRGGYGRGRGGISKPSYSTKS is encoded by the coding sequence ATgttgagactttgtggtgaagtagtaaccgaaGAAGAGTTGCTCGAGAAAACATTCTCTACGTTTCATTCCTCAAACATAATCCTGCAGCAGCAGTACCGAATGAAAGGCTTCgccacatacactgatctgatctcgtgcctgctACTGGCTGAGGCAAATAAtgagctcctgatgaagaacagtgaagcTAGACCTGTCGGATCTGCCCCATTACCAGAGGCTAATgaagttgaaaagaaaaatcccAACGAGTGCAATTACATCCAGAATGATAAGAGATCATATGGCAAAGGCCGTGGTGGATACATGAACCGTGACAATTACTCGAACGGTCGAGATAAGTACTTGGCCGGacggaaaggaaaccacaataaccgtggtcgtggttccaatcccGGCCGTGGCCGAGGCGGATATGGACGAGGTCGAGGCGGTatatccaaaccgtcttactcAACCAAATCCTGA
- the LOC106433344 gene encoding F-box protein At3g07870: protein MFSCSFLPPEVIIRILSFIPSKRLPKLRLVSKQFNSIISEPCFLRLHHTHALNSPSILTAFSVSSKSLVVELKLLRYTNPNQTALTAFQASLFEERYNEQTQKPITKSFLGDRVRVLSSNHQLICFVTSKEHFLYDPINQKTLEISQSPSASSSSSLVSFGFVPSTLQYKIIRFLLPCHPICKLETLTLSIKGRNYKHHLEISPWRSQETECPYLLQPYPPVHADGFLYWTTKEAPAKIVTFSLEHEKFSVLPPPPCFEDNPSHDFSLCGTRGKLWAVDYNALEPNIEIWMMNGSNGSAWVKTHLIDLKETLTRYYRAFPIRIHDIRCDCVFFQVLYPSRVKIYYTSKNEVKDFGELNHELQCCYYTDGLLCL, encoded by the coding sequence ATGTTTTCTTGTTCTTTTCTTCCTCCGGAAGTTATCATCAGAATCCTCTCTTTCATTCCAAGCAAAAGATTACCAAAACTCCGATTAGTTTCAAAGCAATTCAACTCCATAATCTCCGAACCCTGCTTCCTCCGTCTCCACCACACTCATGCCCTAAATTCACCATCCATCCTCACCGCCTTCAGCGTTTCCAGCAAATCCCTAGTCGTAGAGCTCAAGCTCCTTCGCTACACAAACCCTAACCAAACCGCTCTCACTGCTTTTCAGGCATCTCTTTTCGAAGAACGCTACAATGAGCAAACACAAAAACCCATCACAAAAAGCTTCCTCGGAGACAGAGTTAGAGTCTTGTCTTCCAACCATCAGTTAATATGTTTCGTGACTTCCAAGGAACACTTTCTCTATGACCCTATTAACCAAAAAACCCTAGAAATATCTCAATCAccatctgcttcttcttcatctagCCTTGTCTCCTTTGGCTTCGTCCCCTCAACATTACAATACAAAATCATCAGATTTCTCCTTCCTTGTCACCCAATCTGCAAGTTGGAGACACTTACCTTGTCCATCAAGGGAAGAAACTACAAGCACCATCTCGAGATATCTCCATGGAGATCACAAGAAACAGAATGTCCTTACCTTCTACAGCCATACCCTCCAGTTCACGCTGATGGATTCCTTTACTGGACAACAAAAGAAGCTCCAGCAAAGATTGTCACTTTCTCTCTAGAACATGAGAAGTTCTCTGTTCTGCCTCCACCACCATGTTTTGAAGACAATCCTAGTCACGACTTCAGCTTATGTGGTACCAGAGGGAAACTCTGGGCTGTAGACTACAATGCTCTTGAACCAAACATTGAGATTTGGATGATGAATGGTTCCAATGGATCTGCTTGGGTTAAAACGCATCTTATTGACCTCAAAGAAACGTTGACCCGTTACTATCGAGCGTTTCCGATCAGGATTCATGATATACGATGTGATTGTGTGTTTTTCCAGGTTTTGTATCCGAGTCGGGTGAAGATTTATTACACAAGCAAGAACGAAGTAAAGGACTTTGGAGAATTAAACCATGAGTTACAGTGCTGTTATTACACTGATGGTCTTTTGTGTCTCTGA